In Colletotrichum destructivum chromosome 1, complete sequence, the sequence ATCACGCGACTCGTCGAACCTGCTCGACACGCACAACCGCCTCATCGCAGACGTCCTATCGCGCTTCCGCATGCTCACGATGCTCGCGACGATCCAGGCCGAAGGCGAGCGCAAGAACGCCGAGCCGCAGACCGTCGCCGTGACGGGCAtgtcgatgcagatggaGTTCGAAGGCCTGGTATGTCGGCCCTCTCTGTCGCCTTCTCTGACGTCCTCTCTGTCCCCCGCTTTCCCAAGTCCCCCCCGCTTCCACGCCTCGGGCACTCTTTCCCTCTATCGTTTCCTCACTTGAGTCCCGCGCTGACATCGACACCCAGCACACCTCCATCAAGGACCTTCTCGCCCTGAGCCGCCGCCTCAAGGAGCTCTGGCTCTTCGGCAAGCTgggccgcggcgagggcgacgcgcGCATCCAGGCCGACAAGCTCCAGGCCGACGTCGTGCGCTGCGCCGAGCTTCTCAACGCCATCCAGGAATCACGGTACGCCGGGCTCGCGagcgcggcgggcggcaagTGGGCACCCACGGGACGACCGGAGGCTGCGTCTGCTAATGCCGAAGGCGCtgtctctgctgctgctgctgctgccgccgccgctgctccTCCGCCTGCCAACCCTGTCGCGGCGCCGAATGGGAACGGTAACGGGGCCGGCTCCGCATGAGGAAGATGGGACAAACCCGGGGAACGGCGAAATGAGAGGGGTCACCAAGACGACCCTACGACACGATTTGCATTTACTGGCGTTCGGAAGGCACTGGATATTGAGTGGTCTTTGCAACAGGCCTTTTTACGCTGATACCCGTATTTAGAGGAcggagaaaaaaaaagaactTTTCATGCTTTTGCTTCTGATCTACGGCGAATGTCTACACCGAATACCATCCCATACATGCCCCCCGCTCCGAGTACGTCAAGACCATGCTTAACCGTCGCCGTTCTCGGgatcctcgtcctcgtcgccaatCTCCGTCTCGAGCGTCTTCGcgcccttctcgtccttgccGGTGCGGATCCCGCCGGCGTCAATGCCGCCGGCCGTCAGCCACAGGAAGTAGTCCGACTTGAAGTTGTCTACCTGCTGGAAAAAGATGTGGAACCTATCGGCATGTTAGTGGGAAGGGGCCTCCAAGGAAGAACGGCAGTGGCGTCGGGGTCAAACTCACGTgttctcctgctcctcgacctcgaagatGCGCTGGTAGATCTGCTTGTCCTTGAACGCCTGGAGCTTGTCGTCGTACTTGCCAAAGTCGATCGTCTCCTTGCCAAAGTTGTCCTTGGCGCGGCGGTTGTAGGCGTCGAAGACGGGCCgctcgagcagcaggcccagACCGGGCGCCTTGGGGATGGCGATACGCGTCGGGCCGTAGCTCTGCTTGATGCGCTCGAGCGGCGTCGCGCagcggacgacgagggcggccatgCCGACCATCTTGCGGATCTGGTGCATCATGAAGCTCTGGCCGTGCACCTTGAGCGACACCCACTCGGTGTCGCGGATCTGGATCGGCTGCGTGTTGACCTGGAAGGACTTGATGTGGCGCTTGGCCGACGGGTCCTTGAAGCTCTTCTGGACCGTGTAGTTGTGGAAGTTGATGGTGCCGCAGTACTGGTTGAGCGCCGCCTGGAGCTGGCTCAGGCGCTCGGGCGTGACGCGGTACCGTCTCTTGGCGGCGATGTAGGCCGCCTTGATGTCGCGCAGGGCGAAGTCGAGGGGGGTCAGGTCGCGGTTCCGCGGCTTGACGCTTCCCTCGGGGACTTCGGCAGCGGGCTTGGCTTCCGTCGCGGGCTCGGTCGTCTCGGTCGTCTCGGTGGCGGgcgcgacgacgggctcCGCCGGCTTCTCCTCGGTCTTGGTCTCGGCATCGGGGGCAGCCTTgggctcctcggcctcgccaccggtcgcggcctcgtcggcgtgtATCCTCTCCATCACCTTGGACCTGGTCTCGGggtcgagcttgtcgaggatggGCTTGATGTCCTTCTCGTCAACCTCTCTCCAGTAGCCCTCGACatcggccagcttcttctggaaCTCCTCGTAGTaccccttctccttggccacCTCCACCAGCTGCTTCCACAGCCAGCTGTCCGGGTGGGGAGGCAAGAGGCAGTAGGTCGGCAGCAGGTACTCGTACCATCTCGAGTCGCAGGTCTGGTAGCAGCTGAAGGAGTTGTTGGTGCGCTGGATGCCCCAGACGCGAATCTGGTCGGGCAGGTTGGCGTTGATCTTGTCGACGatttcctcgtcctcgatgatGAGCTTCAAGCTGATgacgttgccggcggcgtggacgCCCTTGTCGGTTCTCGCGCACCGCACCAGACTCGACTTCTTgtggtcgtcggcgttggccttggagatggcgCCCGCGGCGACAAAGGCCTTGAAGAGGTCGCCCTCGatcgtcttctcctcgttgTTGATCTGCATTCCCTTGTATCCGGTGCCCGAGTAGCCGACCATGACGGCCACCTTTCGCTTCGGTCGGCGTCCCTCAGCAGCAATCTCCTCGGCGCTGAACGGGCTGGGGACGGCCTCGGGGTTGCCATCCTTGTCTACCTTTCGGCGCTTGAACTCTTGGTACTCGGAGTTGCGTCCGCGCTTGTCAGTGGCCTCGCGGCTATTACCTGGTTAGAAGAAGTTGTTGGCGTGGGTGCAGACGTGCGAGCAAAGACAAAGACGAAGACAAAGacaaagaaggaaaaggaaaaaaaaaaccagtCAATTGGCATTCAGAGAGATAGTCCTTACCTCCATGCCGAGCGTCCGACGTCGTGCTTGCGCTTGGGTCCGCGGGATTTGCCGTTGCGCTTCTCTTCGCGGCCGCCCTTCCGTCCACCCACCTCAGCAGAATCGGGCTGGGTTGAGCTCTCGGTGCGGGAGTCTGATGGAACTGACGGCTTGTCGCCGGTCGGGAGATCAGCGGGCTGCCTcgcggcagcgccgtctgTCGGTTGAGGAGGAGTATCGGTCGCCATGTTCGGGTTGACACGGCGGACGTTCTCATGGTCCGTACAGTCTGTAGCAGGTGGAGTGATGCCGCCCGCTCATCGCAGAAAGGCGTCAAGAAATTTTCCTGCGGGCTGCAAGGCTGCGGGACGCGACGCGGAGATGTGGGGCCGCTCGGCTGAATACCGGCTTTCGATGTGGGGTGATTGATTCACTAATCCAGTTTTGGCTAGACGCTGTCTGCTTGATGCACGGATTACTTTATCAACGCTCTCCAGGTGTCTTTCACACTCTCTATCTTCCACGCTCTCTCTCATTCTGCTCAATGACTGAATGACGAATACGTATGGCGTTTAAACCCAGCTTGGCCATGAGCATGCTGCTATTACGTCACTTTCTTAAGTGCATCTCTGTAATAAGTCAAGCATAAAACACACTATACATCCTCACTATCGAGGCCATTGATTACGCGGCGCGTGTATCGGCCTGACTAGCAGCAGGTCAGAGTGGATCCCGAATCGGACAGAGGTCAGTATGATTGGT encodes:
- a CDS encoding Putative mediator of RNA polymerase II transcription subunit 22; translation: MDTSRDSSNLLDTHNRLIADVLSRFRMLTMLATIQAEGERKNAEPQTVAVTGMSMQMEFEGLHTSIKDLLALSRRLKELWLFGKLGRGEGDARIQADKLQADVVRCAELLNAIQESRYAGLASAAGGKWAPTGRPEAASANAEGAVSAAAAAAAAAAPPPANPVAAPNGNGNGAGSA
- a CDS encoding Putative pseudouridine synthase I, TruA, pseudouridine synthase TruA/RsuA/RluB/E/F, coding for MATDTPPQPTDGAAARQPADLPTGDKPSVPSDSRTESSTQPDSAEVGGRKGGREEKRNGKSRGPKRKHDVGRSAWSREATDKRGRNSEYQEFKRRKVDKDGNPEAVPSPFSAEEIAAEGRRPKRKVAVMVGYSGTGYKGMQINNEEKTIEGDLFKAFVAAGAISKANADDHKKSSLVRCARTDKGVHAAGNVISLKLIIEDEEIVDKINANLPDQIRVWGIQRTNNSFSCYQTCDSRWYEYLLPTYCLLPPHPDSWLWKQLVEVAKEKGYYEEFQKKLADVEGYWREVDEKDIKPILDKLDPETRSKVMERIHADEAATGGEAEEPKAAPDAETKTEEKPAEPVVAPATETTETTEPATEAKPAAEVPEGSVKPRNRDLTPLDFALRDIKAAYIAAKRRYRVTPERLSQLQAALNQYCGTINFHNYTVQKSFKDPSAKRHIKSFQVNTQPIQIRDTEWVSLKVHGQSFMMHQIRKMVGMAALVVRCATPLERIKQSYGPTRIAIPKAPGLGLLLERPVFDAYNRRAKDNFGKETIDFGKYDDKLQAFKDKQIYQRIFEVEEQENTFHIFFQQVDNFKSDYFLWLTAGGIDAGGIRTGKDEKGAKTLETEIGDEDEDPENGDG